From a single Pirellulales bacterium genomic region:
- the hpnE gene encoding hydroxysqualene dehydroxylase HpnE: protein MTPDAAPRRIAIVGGGLAGLAAAAALAERGFELELYESRRRLGGRAASFYDAASGEWIDHCQHVGMGCCTNLIDFCRRTGLSKLLRRDRVLHFFGPDGRCFRLAASRWLPAPLHLAPALLRMGYLSLGERAAIARTMLRLGRIGSDGNQEATIGHWLRDQGQSPRAIERFWSVVLVSALGEDLDRASPAAARKVFVDGFLAARTAYEIDVPRVALGELYGERLEGWLNSRGVSLQLGTPVKQIEGDAAGVSKIVLADGTRREIDGVIAAVTWKRVHELFDAPLLARLPELSGVDQIEAAPITGVHLWFDREITPLPHAVLVGRLSQWLFNRGGASAGPVEHYYQVVISASRSLAGRDRAAVIDEIIGDLAAIWPVAREATLLRWRIVTEQAAVFSVRPGIERLRPPQQTSIANLALAGDWTRTGWPSTMEGAVRSGYFAAEAILNAFGRHERILVPDMRPSWLARLLLGCGGQEGWKGTA, encoded by the coding sequence ATGACGCCCGACGCCGCCCCGCGCCGCATCGCCATCGTGGGAGGAGGCCTGGCCGGCCTGGCCGCGGCGGCGGCGCTGGCCGAACGGGGCTTCGAACTGGAACTGTATGAGTCGCGCCGGCGGCTGGGCGGACGCGCCGCCAGCTTCTACGACGCGGCCAGCGGCGAGTGGATCGACCATTGCCAGCACGTCGGCATGGGGTGTTGCACCAACCTGATCGACTTTTGCCGCCGCACCGGACTGTCGAAGCTCTTGCGACGCGACCGGGTGCTCCACTTCTTTGGGCCTGACGGCCGATGCTTTCGGCTGGCGGCCAGTCGTTGGCTGCCGGCGCCGCTACACTTGGCGCCGGCCTTGCTGCGCATGGGCTATCTCTCCTTGGGAGAGCGGGCGGCGATTGCCCGGACCATGCTGCGGCTCGGCCGCATCGGATCGGACGGCAACCAGGAAGCGACCATCGGCCATTGGCTGCGCGACCAAGGTCAAAGTCCGCGGGCCATCGAGCGTTTCTGGTCGGTCGTGCTGGTCAGTGCTTTGGGAGAGGATCTCGATCGGGCCTCGCCGGCGGCTGCTCGAAAGGTGTTCGTCGATGGGTTCCTCGCTGCCCGCACGGCGTATGAGATCGATGTCCCTCGCGTCGCGCTGGGCGAGCTCTATGGCGAGCGGCTGGAGGGCTGGTTGAATAGCCGCGGCGTGTCGCTGCAGTTAGGCACGCCCGTCAAGCAGATCGAAGGCGACGCCGCGGGCGTGAGCAAGATCGTGCTGGCCGACGGCACGCGGCGCGAGATCGACGGCGTGATTGCGGCCGTCACTTGGAAGCGGGTTCACGAGTTGTTCGACGCTCCGCTACTGGCCCGACTGCCCGAGTTGTCGGGCGTCGATCAGATCGAGGCGGCTCCCATCACGGGCGTCCACCTCTGGTTCGATCGCGAGATTACGCCCTTGCCGCACGCGGTGCTGGTCGGCCGGTTGAGCCAATGGCTGTTCAATCGCGGCGGCGCGTCGGCAGGACCGGTCGAGCACTATTATCAAGTGGTGATTAGCGCATCGCGGTCGTTGGCCGGACGCGATCGCGCGGCGGTGATCGACGAAATCATCGGCGACCTCGCTGCGATCTGGCCGGTGGCACGGGAAGCAACGCTGCTCCGCTGGCGGATCGTGACCGAACAGGCCGCGGTGTTCTCCGTGCGGCCGGGCATCGAACGTCTGCGTCCTCCGCAGCAAACCTCGATCGCCAACCTGGCGTTGGCCGGCGACTGGACGCGCACGGGCTGGCCCTCCACGATGGAGGGCGCCGTCCGCAGCGGCTACTTTGCCGCTGAAGCAATCTTGAACGCCTTTGGGCGCCACGAGCGAATCCTGGTGCCGGACATGAGGCCATCCTGGTTGGCCAGGCTGCTGCTGGGCTGCGGCGGACAAGAGGGATGGAAAGGCACGGCCTGA
- a CDS encoding Gfo/Idh/MocA family oxidoreductase, translating to MTQPLNVGMIGYGFMGRAHSNAYRQVSQFFPHQRRPVLKACCARNEEKIKAFAENWGYESYETDWRKLIERKDIDLVDIGSPNNTHREIVLAAAKAGKMILCEKPLAMNVAEGEEMTAAVEKAGLPNMVWFNYRRVPAIALAKQLVDEGRIGRPFHYRATYLQDWTIAEDVPQGGAALWRLDVNVAGSGVTGDLLAHSIDAAEWLNGPIRRVTAATETFVKQRMHQETGKLEPVGIDDACMFLAQFANGSMGTFESTRYARGRKNYNTFELNGQSGSVFFDLEDPQYLQYFKYADPKTGAKIESHLTGWQKIHVTNFEHPYMKNWWVPGCTIGYEHTFINALADFLQSLETGKPVQPDFRCALHTQKVCDAVLTSAKSGQWVEID from the coding sequence ATGACTCAACCGCTCAACGTCGGCATGATTGGCTACGGCTTCATGGGCCGGGCACACTCCAACGCCTATCGCCAGGTAAGCCAGTTCTTTCCGCACCAGCGCCGCCCCGTGCTCAAGGCCTGCTGTGCCCGGAATGAAGAGAAGATCAAGGCGTTTGCCGAGAACTGGGGATACGAGTCTTACGAGACCGATTGGCGGAAGCTGATCGAGCGGAAAGACATCGACCTGGTCGACATCGGCTCGCCGAACAATACGCACCGCGAGATCGTGCTGGCCGCGGCCAAGGCGGGCAAAATGATTCTTTGCGAGAAGCCGCTGGCCATGAATGTGGCCGAGGGCGAAGAGATGACCGCGGCCGTCGAAAAGGCGGGCCTGCCGAACATGGTCTGGTTCAATTATCGCCGCGTGCCCGCCATCGCGCTGGCCAAACAGCTTGTCGACGAGGGCCGCATCGGGCGTCCGTTTCACTACCGGGCAACCTATTTGCAGGACTGGACCATTGCCGAAGACGTGCCGCAGGGCGGGGCCGCGCTGTGGCGGCTCGACGTGAATGTGGCCGGATCAGGCGTGACGGGCGATCTGCTGGCCCACTCGATCGACGCGGCCGAATGGCTCAACGGCCCGATTCGCCGCGTGACCGCTGCCACCGAGACCTTCGTCAAACAACGGATGCACCAGGAGACCGGCAAGCTGGAGCCGGTCGGCATCGACGACGCCTGCATGTTTCTGGCCCAGTTCGCCAACGGCTCGATGGGCACCTTCGAGAGCACGCGCTACGCCCGCGGCCGCAAGAACTACAACACCTTCGAATTGAACGGCCAATCCGGCAGCGTTTTCTTCGATCTGGAAGACCCGCAATACCTGCAATACTTCAAGTACGCCGATCCGAAGACGGGGGCGAAGATCGAGAGCCATCTGACCGGCTGGCAGAAGATTCACGTCACCAACTTCGAGCATCCCTATATGAAGAATTGGTGGGTGCCCGGCTGCACGATCGGCTACGAGCACACGTTCATCAACGCCCTGGCTGACTTTTTGCAGTCGCTCGAGACCGGCAAGCCGGTGCAGCCCGACTTCCGCTGCGCGTTGCACACGCAAAAAGTTTGCGACGCCGTGCTGACCAGCGCCAAGAGCGGGCAGTGGGTGGAGATTGACTGA
- the ispH gene encoding 4-hydroxy-3-methylbut-2-enyl diphosphate reductase produces the protein MRIILAGPRGFCAGVNMAIESLDLAIEIYGTPIYVYHEIVHNRYVVETFRAKGVVFVDELAEVPEGAVLLYSAHGVSPEIRRLADERRLQTIDATCPLVTKVHLEAIRYAKEGYTIVLIGHEGHDEVIGTMGEAPGSIVLVETPDDVDRLQVPPGAKLAYLTQTTLSVDDANRIIERLRRRFPQIANPPKEDICYATQNRQEAVKVLSREADLVLVLGSQNSSNSQRLAEISTENGVPAYLIDGSADIDVSWFRGHETVLVTAGASAPELVVEDCIEFLRKRFDASVESRSVRPEEVYFPLPRELRQVAARRE, from the coding sequence ATGAGAATCATCCTGGCCGGCCCGCGCGGTTTTTGTGCGGGCGTGAACATGGCGATCGAAAGCCTCGATCTGGCCATCGAGATTTACGGCACGCCGATCTACGTCTATCACGAAATCGTCCATAATCGCTACGTCGTCGAAACGTTCCGCGCCAAAGGGGTGGTGTTTGTCGATGAGTTGGCCGAAGTGCCCGAGGGAGCGGTGCTGCTCTACTCGGCCCACGGGGTTTCGCCCGAAATTCGGCGGCTGGCCGATGAACGCCGCCTGCAAACGATCGACGCCACGTGTCCCTTGGTGACGAAGGTCCACCTGGAGGCGATCCGCTACGCCAAAGAGGGCTACACGATCGTGCTGATCGGCCATGAGGGGCACGACGAGGTGATTGGCACGATGGGCGAAGCACCCGGCTCGATCGTGCTGGTCGAAACGCCCGACGACGTCGATCGCCTGCAGGTGCCGCCGGGAGCCAAGCTGGCATACCTGACGCAAACGACGCTTTCCGTGGACGACGCCAACCGCATCATCGAGCGGCTGCGACGACGCTTTCCGCAGATTGCCAACCCGCCCAAGGAAGACATCTGCTACGCCACGCAAAACCGGCAGGAGGCCGTCAAGGTGCTCTCGCGCGAAGCCGACCTGGTGCTGGTTTTGGGGAGCCAGAACAGCTCGAACAGCCAGCGGCTGGCCGAGATTTCGACGGAGAACGGTGTGCCGGCCTACTTGATCGACGGCTCGGCCGACATCGACGTCAGTTGGTTTCGCGGCCACGAAACGGTGTTGGTCACGGCCGGGGCCAGCGCGCCGGAGTTGGTGGTGGAAGACTGCATCGAGTTCTTGCGCAAGCGGTTCGATGCCAGCGTCGAATCGCGGAGCGTGCGTCCCGAAGAGGTCTATTTTCCGCTGCCCCGCGAGTTGCGGCAGGTGGCCGCGCGACGGGAGTGA
- a CDS encoding glycosyltransferase — MSRISIIIPTLENTEALESTLLSVLERRPPRSEIVVVLGCVYTDPYGLKDEIRFVQAPDRSTLVDLVNCGIAAARSEVVHVLACGATVDDGWTLSAVRRFEDPHVAAVAAVVLDATAPARVIAAGSTWSWGGHSAASAHGCPVEAVGVIGRTWVGPHLAGAFYRRGAFVELGSLDATLPAELAAVDLALRMRHAGRHCVLDCESKIFVDPRLVGGDGFFRRSRHSERLFWRHARQRGWVRSLFAHGCRVAVEALTSIPRPWLVTQLVGRMAGLCDGTAPQISPIAPVAETNAATAVSNPARRVDAAHKSPEERKKASRRSTGRHKRRQRKEII, encoded by the coding sequence GTGTCACGCATCTCGATTATCATCCCGACGTTGGAAAACACCGAAGCCCTGGAAAGCACCCTGCTTTCGGTGCTCGAACGCCGTCCGCCACGAAGCGAAATCGTCGTCGTGTTGGGCTGTGTTTATACAGACCCCTACGGCCTGAAGGACGAAATCCGTTTCGTTCAGGCGCCCGACCGGTCGACGCTGGTCGACTTGGTCAATTGCGGCATTGCCGCCGCGCGGAGCGAGGTTGTCCATGTGTTGGCCTGCGGAGCGACGGTCGACGACGGCTGGACGCTCTCGGCGGTACGCCGCTTCGAAGACCCGCACGTGGCCGCGGTCGCGGCCGTGGTGTTGGACGCAACGGCACCCGCGCGCGTGATCGCAGCCGGCTCGACATGGTCGTGGGGCGGGCACTCGGCGGCGTCGGCCCACGGTTGCCCGGTTGAAGCCGTCGGTGTGATCGGTCGCACGTGGGTTGGCCCGCATCTGGCCGGCGCGTTTTATCGCCGCGGCGCCTTCGTCGAGCTGGGATCGCTGGACGCCACGTTGCCGGCCGAGCTGGCCGCCGTCGACCTGGCTTTGCGAATGCGGCACGCCGGCCGGCATTGCGTGCTTGACTGCGAGTCGAAGATCTTCGTCGATCCGCGACTTGTGGGCGGCGACGGTTTCTTCCGGCGATCGCGGCACAGCGAACGGCTGTTCTGGCGACACGCCCGGCAGCGCGGTTGGGTACGCAGCCTGTTTGCCCACGGCTGTCGCGTGGCGGTCGAGGCGCTGACCAGTATTCCGCGGCCGTGGCTCGTGACGCAACTCGTCGGCCGCATGGCGGGTCTGTGCGACGGAACTGCTCCGCAGATTTCGCCGATCGCGCCTGTGGCGGAAACAAATGCCGCTACGGCCGTGAGCAATCCGGCGCGGCGGGTTGACGCAGCCCATAAATCGCCGGAAGAGAGAAAGAAAGCTTCTCGCCGTTCAACGGGCCGCCATAAACGGCGCCAGCGGAAAGAGATCATCTAA
- the hpnC gene encoding squalene synthase HpnC produces MTSAVFAAELARHGPAAAVREPPSLAASRDYCRRLARRHYENFVVASRLLPRPLRQHFANVYAYCRWSDDLADETAGAEESLALLDWWQKQLEECYAGRASHPVFVALSETIREFEIPPGPLRALLSAFRQDQRVTRYETFDDLLDYCRRSANPVGRLVLCLGRVHDEDRGRLSDSVCTGLQLANFWQDVAGDWRRGRIYVPLEDVRRFGFSESDFAAGRSNQAFQRLMAFEVERAETWLRNGLPLIERLPGWLAGDVWLIVQGGLKILDKIRSVEFDVWWRRPRVTRCDQARLLAGYLVRRATAGRR; encoded by the coding sequence ATGACTTCTGCTGTATTCGCCGCGGAATTGGCAAGGCACGGCCCCGCCGCCGCGGTACGTGAGCCGCCGTCGCTCGCCGCCAGCCGGGACTATTGCCGGCGTCTGGCCCGCCGTCATTACGAGAACTTCGTCGTCGCCAGCCGCTTGCTGCCACGTCCGCTCAGGCAGCACTTCGCCAACGTCTATGCCTATTGCCGCTGGTCCGACGACCTGGCCGATGAAACCGCCGGAGCGGAAGAAAGTCTCGCATTGCTCGATTGGTGGCAAAAGCAACTTGAAGAGTGCTATGCCGGCCGGGCCTCGCACCCGGTGTTCGTGGCCCTGAGCGAGACGATTCGCGAGTTCGAGATTCCGCCCGGTCCATTGCGGGCGCTGCTGAGCGCCTTTCGACAAGACCAGCGGGTCACGCGGTACGAAACGTTCGACGATCTGCTCGATTATTGCCGGCGGTCGGCCAACCCGGTCGGCCGGCTGGTGTTGTGCTTGGGGCGGGTCCACGACGAAGATCGCGGCCGCCTTTCCGATTCGGTTTGCACCGGCCTGCAGCTTGCCAACTTCTGGCAAGACGTGGCCGGCGATTGGCGACGCGGCCGCATCTATGTTCCGCTGGAAGACGTTCGCCGCTTCGGCTTTTCGGAAAGCGATTTCGCGGCCGGCAGATCGAACCAGGCTTTTCAGCGGCTGATGGCCTTTGAGGTCGAGCGGGCAGAAACCTGGCTGCGCAACGGGTTGCCGCTGATCGAACGCTTGCCCGGCTGGCTGGCGGGCGACGTGTGGCTGATCGTTCAAGGCGGGCTGAAAATCCTCGACAAAATCCGTTCGGTCGAGTTTGACGTCTGGTGGCGACGCCCGCGGGTGACGCGCTGCGACCAGGCACGTCTGCTGGCCGGCTACCTGGTGCGCCGCGCGACGGCGGGAAGAAGATGA
- a CDS encoding Gfo/Idh/MocA family oxidoreductase: MNRKPPESPARQTRRKFLRTGATITASAFAAPMVIPRHVLSAPGKPGANDRITVGAIGVGGRAKLLLQQLPESAQIVALCDCNLPRADEFKSKAKQDWPVYQDYRSLLERKDIDAVIVGTGEFQRVLPCIHACQAGKDVYAEKPLTLYVREGRALVEAVRRSDRVLQVGSQQRSMAMNRVACELVRGGGLGKLLEVRAMNYSNSSPAEPRPAAAVPDGLDWNMWLNQAAERPYHPDWMGWMRWRDFAGGEMTNWGAHGVDQIQWALGMDGSGPTETRPLSAGPNGQVAMRYSNGVEVKFVLEQGHGPMGGAVFVGEKGKLEINRNKFTSNPPEIAEELKKKVNVEEEERKWSDQLALWQARWHMQDWLDCIRSRERPVADVEIGHRSITVCHLANITRALGRELRWDPVREQFVGDDEANAMLDRPRRKGFELPTV, encoded by the coding sequence ATGAATCGAAAGCCGCCCGAATCGCCTGCCCGACAAACTCGCCGTAAGTTTCTTCGCACTGGCGCGACGATCACCGCCTCCGCCTTCGCGGCCCCGATGGTGATACCGCGGCACGTGCTGTCCGCTCCGGGCAAGCCCGGCGCGAACGACCGCATTACGGTGGGAGCCATCGGAGTGGGCGGCCGCGCCAAGCTGCTCTTGCAACAGCTCCCGGAGTCGGCCCAGATCGTGGCGCTGTGCGATTGCAATCTGCCGCGGGCCGACGAGTTCAAATCGAAGGCCAAGCAAGACTGGCCCGTCTATCAAGACTATCGAAGTTTGCTGGAGCGAAAGGACATCGACGCCGTGATCGTCGGCACCGGCGAGTTTCAGCGGGTGTTGCCATGCATTCACGCCTGTCAGGCGGGCAAAGACGTCTATGCCGAGAAGCCGCTGACGCTCTACGTGCGCGAGGGGCGTGCCTTGGTCGAGGCGGTGCGACGCTCCGACCGCGTGCTGCAGGTCGGTTCACAGCAGCGGTCGATGGCCATGAATCGCGTGGCCTGCGAGCTGGTCCGCGGCGGCGGCCTGGGCAAGCTGCTGGAAGTGCGGGCCATGAATTACAGTAATTCGTCGCCGGCCGAACCGCGTCCGGCGGCGGCCGTGCCCGACGGACTCGACTGGAATATGTGGCTCAACCAGGCGGCCGAGCGGCCTTATCATCCCGACTGGATGGGCTGGATGCGGTGGCGCGATTTCGCCGGCGGCGAGATGACCAACTGGGGCGCTCACGGCGTCGACCAGATCCAATGGGCGCTGGGCATGGACGGCAGCGGGCCGACCGAAACGCGTCCCCTCTCGGCCGGACCGAACGGGCAGGTGGCCATGCGGTACTCCAACGGCGTCGAGGTCAAGTTTGTGCTCGAACAGGGGCACGGCCCGATGGGCGGCGCCGTGTTCGTCGGTGAAAAAGGCAAGCTGGAAATCAACCGCAACAAGTTCACATCGAATCCGCCCGAAATCGCCGAAGAGCTCAAGAAGAAGGTCAACGTCGAAGAAGAAGAGCGGAAGTGGAGCGATCAACTGGCCCTCTGGCAGGCGCGCTGGCACATGCAAGACTGGCTCGACTGCATCCGCAGCCGCGAGCGGCCCGTGGCCGACGTCGAGATCGGGCACCGCTCGATCACGGTGTGCCATCTGGCCAACATCACTCGCGCCCTCGGCCGCGAGCTGCGCTGGGATCCGGTCCGCGAACAGTTCGTCGGCGACGATGAGGCCAACGCGATGCTCGACCGACCGCGGCGCAAGGGATTTGAGTTGCCGACGGTCTGA
- the phoU gene encoding phosphate signaling complex protein PhoU, whose amino-acid sequence MPKHLQRQIELLKQKILFVGSMVEGAIANAVAALVERDETLAAKVLEEDAEIDRMEVDVEEDCLKILALYQPVAVDLRFVVAVLKINNDLERMGDLAKNIAKRVLYLARVDRVDVPVDFRGMAVRAQDMVKRSLDALVRGDSALAHQVRQDDDELDAMRRTVHEKIRVAIRERPQQTETLMKLYSIAKHLERLGDMATNVAEDVIYMVEGDIVRHQDEEA is encoded by the coding sequence ATGCCGAAGCACTTGCAGCGACAGATCGAGCTACTCAAGCAGAAGATTCTTTTCGTCGGTTCGATGGTGGAAGGGGCGATCGCCAATGCCGTGGCCGCCCTGGTGGAACGCGACGAAACGCTGGCCGCCAAAGTGCTGGAAGAAGACGCCGAAATCGACCGCATGGAGGTCGATGTCGAGGAAGACTGCCTCAAGATTCTGGCCCTCTATCAACCGGTGGCCGTCGATCTGCGGTTCGTGGTCGCCGTGCTCAAGATCAACAACGACCTGGAGCGGATGGGCGACCTGGCCAAGAACATAGCCAAGCGAGTGCTCTATCTGGCGAGGGTCGACCGGGTGGACGTGCCCGTCGATTTCCGCGGTATGGCGGTGCGTGCTCAGGACATGGTCAAGCGGAGCCTCGACGCCTTGGTGCGGGGCGATTCGGCGTTGGCCCACCAGGTGCGCCAGGACGACGACGAATTGGACGCCATGCGGCGGACGGTCCACGAGAAAATCCGCGTCGCTATCCGCGAGCGGCCGCAGCAGACCGAAACGCTGATGAAGCTCTATTCGATCGCCAAGCACCTGGAGCGGCTGGGCGACATGGCGACCAATGTGGCCGAAGACGTGATCTATATGGTCGAGGGCGACATTGTCCGCCATCAGGACGAAGAAGCCTGA
- a CDS encoding phytoene/squalene synthase family protein has protein sequence MTVSLAASYDNCRRLARRSAKNFYYSFLVLPREKRRAMCALYAFSRQTDDLGDSPRPLDQRRAALTQWRASLDRCLSGVYDSPIFPALADTIERYRLPPEHLHALIDGVEMDLGSCQYESFADLSDYCYKVASVVGLCCIRIWGFSNERAFEPAVKCGLALQLTNILRDLEEDAAAGRVYLPQEDLRRFGYAADELRRGVVDRRFRELMRFEIERVERFYDDAAELHRWLSPDGRSVFGAMTSIYRGLLDEIKRRDGDVFGHRVQLTAWRKLSIAGRWLLASPGHAVPAPAGARRQ, from the coding sequence ATGACCGTTTCGCTCGCCGCCAGCTACGACAACTGCCGCCGCCTGGCCCGCCGCTCGGCCAAGAATTTTTACTATTCGTTTCTCGTCCTGCCGCGCGAGAAACGCCGGGCGATGTGTGCGCTGTACGCCTTCTCGCGCCAGACCGACGACTTGGGCGACAGCCCCCGGCCGCTCGATCAGCGGCGGGCGGCCTTGACGCAATGGCGGGCGTCGCTCGACCGTTGCCTGAGCGGCGTCTACGACTCACCCATCTTCCCCGCCTTGGCCGACACGATCGAACGCTATCGGCTACCGCCGGAGCACTTGCACGCTCTGATCGACGGCGTCGAGATGGATCTCGGTTCCTGCCAGTACGAGTCGTTCGCGGACCTGAGCGATTATTGCTACAAGGTCGCATCGGTCGTCGGCCTGTGCTGCATCCGGATATGGGGCTTTAGCAACGAGCGGGCGTTCGAACCGGCGGTGAAGTGCGGCCTTGCCTTGCAGTTGACGAACATCTTGCGCGACCTGGAAGAAGACGCCGCCGCGGGCCGCGTATACCTGCCTCAAGAAGACCTGCGCCGGTTCGGCTACGCCGCCGATGAATTGCGGCGAGGCGTTGTCGACCGCCGGTTTCGCGAGTTGATGCGGTTCGAGATCGAGCGTGTCGAGCGGTTTTACGACGACGCGGCCGAACTGCACCGCTGGCTGTCGCCCGACGGCCGGTCGGTGTTCGGCGCCATGACGAGCATCTATCGCGGGCTGCTCGATGAAATCAAGCGTCGCGACGGCGACGTGTTCGGGCATCGCGTTCAGCTCACGGCGTGGCGCAAGCTGAGCATCGCCGGTCGCTGGCTGCTGGCGAGTCCCGGCCATGCGGTGCCCGCGCCGGCCGGGGCCAGGCGGCAATGA
- a CDS encoding site-specific DNA-methyltransferase: MVKIKNGSSRKRNGNGSQTALFEEDARESVVCGAGHEYLTVLPPADVSDTLQAVRSPVKVVMLDPWYNKGFGGVRDDYDEWLADVVAKSGKIAEHVYVWGFPEIIWRLLNNLPGDLKLIAWLTWFYRNCPSVIRGWRSAQYTCLHLAREDAQLYAEHFLNDVQLAKQREGKLRYIPGPPSVIDVPLNIGFVGRNEQTGHPSQKPEKVIEPLIQMATKPGDTVLDPMCGSGTTGAVCAKLGRHAILCDISEEYTVITEQRLGVTRCQSPKYSRKKS, translated from the coding sequence ATGGTGAAAATCAAGAACGGGTCATCGCGGAAGCGGAATGGAAACGGCTCGCAAACCGCTTTGTTCGAGGAAGACGCGCGCGAGTCGGTCGTTTGCGGAGCGGGGCACGAATACTTGACGGTGCTCCCGCCCGCAGATGTGTCGGACACCCTGCAAGCAGTCCGCTCCCCCGTGAAAGTCGTCATGCTCGACCCTTGGTACAACAAGGGCTTTGGCGGTGTCCGCGACGACTATGACGAATGGCTCGCCGACGTCGTGGCGAAGTCGGGCAAGATCGCGGAGCACGTCTACGTGTGGGGCTTCCCCGAGATTATTTGGCGGCTGTTGAACAACCTTCCTGGCGATTTGAAATTGATTGCATGGTTGACCTGGTTTTACCGAAACTGCCCCTCGGTCATTCGCGGCTGGCGTTCGGCACAATACACCTGCCTGCACTTGGCGCGGGAGGATGCTCAACTCTATGCCGAGCATTTTTTGAACGACGTTCAGCTCGCGAAGCAACGCGAGGGCAAGTTGAGGTACATCCCCGGACCGCCGAGCGTAATCGACGTTCCGCTCAATATTGGGTTTGTCGGCAGGAACGAACAAACGGGGCATCCCTCGCAGAAGCCCGAAAAGGTCATCGAACCGCTGATTCAAATGGCAACGAAGCCCGGAGATACGGTTTTGGACCCCATGTGCGGTTCGGGGACGACGGGAGCGGTTTGCGCCAAGCTTGGCCGGCACGCGATACTGTGTGACATCTCCGAGGAATACACGGTGATTACCGAACAGCGGCTTGGGGTCACGCGCTGTCAATCGCCGAAGTATTCGCGCAAGAAGTCATAG